The Arachis ipaensis cultivar K30076 chromosome B07, Araip1.1, whole genome shotgun sequence genome includes a window with the following:
- the LOC107609795 gene encoding sm-like protein LSM6A (The sequence of the model RefSeq protein was modified relative to this genomic sequence to represent the inferred CDS: added 8 bases not found in genome assembly), translated as MSGVEKEKEKEKGSSGTTKTPADFLKSIRGRPVVVKLNSGVDYRGILACLDGYMNIAMEQTEEYVNGQLKNKYGDAFIRGNNVLYISTSKRTLAEGA; from the exons agtagagaaagaaaaagagaaggagaaaGGATCATCAGGAACCACTAAAACCCCTGCCGATTTCCTCAAATCCATTCGCGGCCGCCCCGTTGTCGTTAAGCTCAATTCCGGCGTTGATTATCGTG GTATCCTAGCTTGTCTAGATGGCTATATGAATATTGCAATGGAACAGACAGAGGAGTATGTCAATGGCCAACTGAAGAACAAATATGGCGACGCCTTCATTCGAGGGAATAATG TTCTGTACATTAGTACTTCAAAGAGGACTCTAGCAGAAGGAGCTTAG
- the LOC107609151 gene encoding phosphoinositide phospholipase C 2, protein MSSKQTYSVCFCCRRRFKLAAAEAPPEIKSLFGKYSDDNELMTASHLQKFMVEVQCQQNATEEEAQAIIDSLKHFHRKGLNLDAFFKYLFSDSNLPLLPSLGVHHDMNLPLSHYFIYTGHNSYLTGNQLSSDCSDIPIIKALERGVRVIELDIWPNASKDNIDVLHGRTLTTPVELIRCLNSIKEHAFVASEYPVVITLEDHLTPDLQAKVAEMVAQTFGEILFSPGSEALKEFPSPESLKRRIIISTKPPKEYLEAKDKVDDPPQEKASGDNPKQRKVSGDDEAWGKEVPSLKGGTIADYKDNEDEENFDGEEDLEEGDKSSHHNEASEYRRLIAIHAGKPKGGITECLKVDPEKVTRLSLSEQQLEKAAMTYGKEIVRFTQRNILRVYPKGTRIDSSNYNPLIGWMHGAQMVAFNMQGYGRSLWLMYGMFKANGGCGYVKKPDFLLKNGPNGEIFDPKAKLPVKTTLKVTVYMGEGWYYDFKHTHFDQYSPPDFYTRVGIAGVPDDTVMRRTKAIEDNWVPSWNETFEFPLTVPELSLLRIEVHEYDMSEKDDFGGQSCLPVWELRSGIRAVPLYSRKGDKYNTVKLLMRFEFY, encoded by the exons ATGTCATCCAAACAGACGTACAGCGTGTGCTTCTGCTGCCGGCGGCGCTTCAAGCTTGCGGCGGCGGAGGCACCGCCGGAGATCAAGTCTCTGTTCGGAAAATACTCAGACGACAACGAGCTCATGACAGCTTCGCACCTTCAGAAGTTCATGGTTGAGGTTCAGTGCCAACAAAACGCcactgaagaagaagctcaagcCATCATCGATAGCCTCAAGCATTTCCATCGAAAGGGTCTCAATCTCGATGCTTTCTTCAAATATCTCTTCAGTGACTCCAACCTTCCCTTGCTTCCTTCTCTTGGA GTTCACCATGACATGAATTTACCCTTGTCCCATTATTTCATATATACCGGACATAATTCCTATCTAACTGGGAATCAACTTAGCAGTGACTGCAGTGATATCCCCATCATAAAGGCACTGGAGAGAGGTGTAAGGGTCATTGAATTAGACATTTGGCCTAATGCATCGAAGGATAATATCGATGTTCTTCACGGAAG gACATTGACTACTCCGGTTGAGCTTATCAGATGTTTGAATTCTATCAAAGAACATGCCTTTGTTGCATCAGAGTATCCAGTTGTAATAACATTGGAAGACCACCTTACTCCGGATCTTCAGGCTAAAGTAGCCGAG ATGGTAGCTCAAACATTTGGGGAAATACTATTTTCTCCTGGATCAGAAGCCTTGAAGGAATTCCCTTCTCCTGAATCACTTAAAAGGAGGATCATTATATCAACCAAACCGCCTAAAGAGTACCTTGAGGCAAAGGACAAAGTCGATGATCCACCGCAGGAAAAAGCTTCAGGGGACAATCCAAAGCAGCGAAAGGTTTCAGGCGATGATGAAGCTTGGGGGAAGGAAGTCCCAAGCTTGAAAGGTGGAACTATTGCTGATTACAAG GACAATGAGGATGAAGAAAATTTCGATGGCGAGGAAGATCTCGAAGAAGGTGATAAGTCATCACACCACAACGAAGCTTCAGAATATAGACGTTTAATTGCCATTCATGCTGGGAAGCCGAAAGGTGGCATAACTGAGTGCCTCAAAGTGGATCCTGAAAAAGTGACACGTCTAAGTTTAAGTGAGCAACAACTTGAAAAGGCTGCTATGACTTATGGAAAAGAAATTGTCAG GTTTACGCAGCGGAATATATTAAGGGTGTATCCAAAAGGTACTCGCATCGATTCATCAAATTATAACCCATTAATTGGATGGATGCATGGGGCTCAAATGGTTGCATTTAACATGCAG GGATACGGTAGATCTCTTTGGTTGATGTACGGAATGTTCAAAGCCAATGGAGGGTGTGGTTATGTTAAAAAACCAGATTTTCTGTTAAAGAATGGTCCAAATGGTGAGATCTTCGATCCTAAAGCGAAGTTACCTGTGAAGACTACTTTGAAG GTGACTGTTTATATGGGAGAAGGATGGTATTATGATTTCAAGCATACACACTTTGATCAATACTCACCTCCAGATTTTTACACAAGA GTGGGGATTGCTGGAGTCCCTGATGATACCGTCATGAGAAGAACTAAGGCGATAGAGGATAACTGGGTGCCTTCTTGGAACGAAACTTTCGAGTTCCCATTAACTGTTCCGGAACTTTCACTGCTTCGAATTGAGGTTCACGAGTACGATATGTCTGAGAAGGATGACTTTGGTGGCCAATCATGCCTACCTGTTTGGGAGCTAAGAAGCGGCATTCGAGCCGTTCCACTGTATAGCCGCAAGGGAGACAAATACAACACTGTGAAGCTTCTTATGCGCTTTGAATTTTATTGA